The following proteins come from a genomic window of Coffea arabica cultivar ET-39 chromosome 11c, Coffea Arabica ET-39 HiFi, whole genome shotgun sequence:
- the LOC140016408 gene encoding piriformospora indica-insensitive protein 2-like — protein MMKVFASSMFFILLCILHMSFSCSGQAAASISIAAPMEKAEQEALYSTIQSFVGKWWNGSDLYPDPCGWTPIQGVSCDLSNGLWYVTSLDIGPVHDNSLNCAPNADFGPHLFALKHLKSLSFFNCFVSPHHLLTIPTDKWESLADSLESLEFRSNPGLVGQIPATFGGLKNLQSLVLIQNGLSSKIPTDIGNLSNLKRLVLSQNQITGKIPDGLGSLSGLLILDLSRNLLSGPLPHTLGKLTSLLKLDLSSNQLAGSIQGELRNLKNLTLLDLSRNRFSGGLTKSFQEMSSVEELVLSNNPVGGDIMSLNWQNLKCLLVLDMSNMSLTGGIPDSIAELKRLRFLGLNDNNLAGDIPPRIGALPNISAIYLNGNYLTGELKFSELFYGKMGRRFGAWNNTNLCYPIELKSTGHAPYGVKPCQQEATTLHENISDLDEKSNLGKGDLNHDSHPMVSLAFPSFASNGLCLCYIFLCELFMIALDFSLARFSW, from the exons ATGATGAAGGTTTTCGCATCTTCAATGTTTTTTATTCTACTTTGCATACTCCATATGAGTTTTAGCTGCAGTGGACAAGCTGCAGCTAGCATTAGCATTGCAGCTCCAATGGAGAAAGCTGAGCAAGAGGCTCTGTATTCTACCATTCAGAGCTTTGTTGGTAAATGGTGGAATGGTTCTGATCTCTATCCTGATCCCTGTGGGTGGACACCAATCCAG GGTGTGTCCTGTGACCTCTCCAATGGCTTGTGGTATGTAACTTCCCTGGACATTGGACCTGTTCATGACAACTCCCTTAATTGTGCTCCTAATGCTGACTTTGGACCCCATTTATTTGCACTAAAGCACCTTAAATCCCTCTCATTTTTCAATTGCTTTGTTTCGCCCCACCATCTGCTCACGATCCCTACTGATAAATGGGAATCACTGGCTGACAGTTTGGAGTCCTTAGAGTTCCGGTCGAATCCAGGGCTTGTTGGACAGATTCCAGCAACTTTTGGGGGCCTAAAGAATCTCCAATCTTTAGTGCTAATTCAAAACGGATTGAGTTCTAAAATCCCAACAGATATTGGCAATTTATCAAACCTGAAGCGGCTAGTTCTTTCTCAAAATCAGATTACAGGTAAAATCCCGGATGGTTTAGGAAGCCTGAGCGGACTTTTGATCTTGGATTTGAGCAGGAACTTATTGTCTGGTCCATTGCCTCATACTCTTGGAAAGCTGACTTCACTTCTGAAGCTTGATTTGAGCAGCAATCAATTAGCAGGGAGCATCCAGGGAGAACTTCGGAATTTAAAGAATCTAACGTTATTGGATCTTAGTCGCAACAGGTTTTCAGGTGGATTGACCAAGTCATTTCAAGAAATGAGTTCCGTGGAAGAATTAGTCTTATCAAACAATCCTGTTGGCGGAGATATTATGAGCCTTAATTGGCAGAATCTCAAATGTTTACttgtattggatatgtctaatATGAGTTTGACAGGTGGGATTCCAGATTCCATAGCAGAACTAAAAAGATTGAGATTTTTGGGCCTTAATGATAACAATCTTGCTGGGGATATCCCACCAAGAATCGGAGCATTACCTAACATTAGTGCTATCTACCTGAACGGAAATTATCTGACAGGAGAGCTTAAATTCTCTGAGCTgttttatgggaaaatgggGAGGCGTTTTGGGGCATGGAACAACACAAATCTCTGCTATCCGATTGAGTTGAAGTCAACCGGCCATGCTCCTTATGGGGTAAAACCATGTCAGCAAGAAGCCACAACATTACATGAGAACATCAGTGACCTTGATGAAAAGTCTAACTTGGGTAAAGGGGATTTGAATCATGATTCCCATCCCATGGTGTCCTTGGCATTTCCAAGCTTTGCTAGCAATGGGCTCTGCCTCTGCTACATTTTTCTGTGCGAGCTATTTATGATTGCTCTAGACTTTTCTCTTGCGAGATTTTCTTGGTAA